The Gemmatimonadetes bacterium SCN 70-22 genome window below encodes:
- a CDS encoding phosphoglycerate mutase (2,3-diphosphoglycerate-independent), whose product MPRPSTRPVVLVVLDGFGHREAREGNAVAMANMPTWTALWSRAPRTLLEASGVAVGLPAGQMGNSEVGHLNLGAGRVVKQDLVRIGEAIADRSFFSRPAFVDACAHVKRTGGTLHLLGLVGDGGVHALDQHLFALLDLAEQQGVAKVAIHALMDGRDTLPTSGLGYMERVLAAARGRAQVASLGGRYFGMDRDRRWERVKKWYDSVMGVGPATEDPLAAIRAAYARNETDEFLTPMVVTRGGVPVAPMRDGDAVIGFNYRSDRMRQMVRALTQPGFDGFDVSSRPRLHLATMTSYDETFSFPVAFPPFSMARIVAEVVSETGMTMFRTAETEKYPHVTYFFNGGIEVPFAGEVRNLVPSPKVATYDLQPEMSARGVTDVLCEAIGSGSYDFTLCNYANADMVGHTGSIPAVISALECVDECLGRVVRAAEKAGARLLVTADHGNCEVMIDPATGGPHTAHTTNPVPFVVLDPEGDRPLRGGGALCDVGPTVLSMLGIEQPTEMTGRSLRLPS is encoded by the coding sequence ATGCCCCGTCCTTCAACTCGCCCGGTCGTCCTCGTCGTGCTCGATGGCTTCGGCCATCGCGAGGCGCGGGAGGGAAACGCCGTGGCCATGGCGAACATGCCCACGTGGACCGCGCTCTGGTCGCGCGCGCCGCGCACGCTGCTGGAGGCGTCGGGGGTGGCGGTGGGGCTCCCGGCGGGGCAGATGGGGAACAGCGAGGTGGGGCACCTGAACCTGGGCGCGGGGCGCGTGGTGAAGCAGGACCTGGTGCGGATCGGCGAGGCCATCGCCGACCGGTCGTTCTTTTCCAGGCCCGCGTTCGTCGACGCCTGCGCGCACGTCAAGCGCACCGGGGGGACGTTGCACCTGCTGGGGCTCGTCGGCGACGGCGGGGTGCACGCGCTGGACCAGCACCTCTTCGCCCTCCTGGACCTCGCCGAGCAGCAGGGGGTGGCCAAGGTGGCGATCCACGCGCTCATGGACGGGCGCGACACCCTCCCCACCAGCGGGCTGGGGTACATGGAGCGGGTCCTGGCGGCGGCGCGCGGGCGCGCGCAGGTGGCGTCGTTAGGGGGACGGTACTTCGGGATGGACCGGGACCGTCGCTGGGAACGCGTGAAGAAGTGGTACGACTCGGTGATGGGGGTGGGCCCGGCCACCGAGGATCCCCTGGCGGCGATCCGCGCGGCGTACGCGCGCAACGAGACCGACGAGTTCCTCACCCCGATGGTCGTCACGCGGGGGGGCGTCCCGGTGGCGCCGATGCGCGATGGCGACGCGGTGATCGGCTTCAACTACCGGTCGGACCGGATGCGCCAGATGGTGCGGGCGCTCACGCAGCCCGGGTTCGACGGCTTCGACGTCAGCTCCCGCCCGCGGCTGCACCTGGCGACGATGACGTCGTACGACGAGACCTTCTCGTTCCCGGTCGCCTTTCCCCCCTTCTCGATGGCCCGCATCGTGGCCGAGGTGGTGTCGGAGACCGGGATGACGATGTTCCGCACCGCGGAAACCGAGAAGTACCCGCACGTGACCTATTTCTTCAACGGCGGGATCGAGGTCCCCTTCGCGGGCGAGGTGCGCAACCTGGTGCCCAGTCCGAAGGTCGCGACCTACGACCTCCAGCCCGAGATGTCGGCGCGCGGGGTGACCGACGTGTTGTGCGAGGCCATCGGGAGCGGCTCGTACGACTTCACGCTGTGCAATTACGCCAACGCCGACATGGTGGGGCATACGGGGTCGATACCGGCGGTGATTTCGGCGCTGGAGTGCGTGGACGAGTGCCTGGGGCGCGTGGTGCGCGCGGCGGAGAAGGCCGGCGCTCGCCTCCTCGTGACCGCCGACCATGGCAACTGCGAGGTGATGATCGATCCGGCCACCGGGGGACCGCACACCGCGCACACCACCAACCCCGTCCCGTTCGTCGTCCTCGACCCCGAGGGCGACCGCCCGCTGCGCGGGGGCGGGGCGCTGTGCGACGTGGGCCCCACCGTGCTCTCGATGCTGGGCATCGAGCAACCGACCGAGATGACGGGGCGCTCGCTGCGCCTCCCTTCCTGA